In a genomic window of Magnolia sinica isolate HGM2019 chromosome 14, MsV1, whole genome shotgun sequence:
- the LOC131225916 gene encoding magnesium-chelatase subunit ChlH, chloroplastic — MASLMSSPFTIPAAKTEHFSSLTQKHSFLHSSLSKKQRPTRPNFRVRCTAIGNGLFTQTTPEVRRILPDKNRNLPTVKIVYVVLEAQYQSSLSAAVRTLNAENRNASFEVVGYLVEELRDESTYQTFCKDLEDANIFIGSLIFVEELALKVKDAVEKERDRMDAVLVFPSMPEVMRLNKLGSFSMSQLGQSKSPFFQLFKRKKQSAGFAESMLKLVRTLPKVLKYLPSDKAQDARLYILSLQFWLGGSPENLRNFVKMIAGSYVPALKGMKIEYSDPVLFLDSGIWHPLAPCMYEDVKEYLNWYGTRRDANEKLKGPNSPVIGLVLQRSHIVTGDDSHYVAVIMELEARGAKVIPIFAGGLDFSGPVERYLVDPITRKPFIHAVVSLTGFALVGGPARQDHPRAIEALKKLDVPYIVALPLVFQTTEEWLISSLGLHPIQVALQVALPELDGGMEPIVFSGRDGRTGKSHALHKRVEQLCTRAIRWAELKRKSKEEKKVAITVFSFPPDKGNVGTAAYLNVFASIFSVVKELQRDGYNVDGLPETSEALIEDVIHDKEAKFSSPNLNIAYKMNVREYQKLTSYASALEESWGKPPGNLNSDGENLLVYGKQYGNVFIGVQPTFGYEGDPMRLLFSKSASPHHGFAAYYSFVEKIFKADAVLHFGTHGSLEFMPGKQVGMSDVCYPDSLIGNIPNIYYYAANNPSEATIAKRRSYANTISYLTPPAENAGLYKGLKQLAELISSYQSLKDTGRGPQIVNSIISTAKQCNLDKDVSLPEEGVELTGAERDLVVGKVYSKIMEIESRLLPCGLHVIGEPPSAMEAVATLVNIAALDRPEDGIYSLPGILAETVGREIENIYRGNDNGVLQDVELLRQITEASRGAISAFVDRTTNKKGQVVDVAEKLGSILGFGVNEPWVQYLSNTRFYRADREKLRTLFEFLGECLKLVVADNELGSLKQALQGSYVLPGPGGDPIRNPKVLPTGKNIHALDPQAIPTVAAMQSAKVVVDRLLERQKADNGGEYPETVALVLWGTDNIKTYGESLAQVMWMIGVLPVADTFGRVNRVEAVSLEELGRPRIDVVVNCSGVFRDLFINQMNLLDRAVKMVAELDEPEDQNYVKKHALQQAESLGVTVREAATRIFSNASGSYSSNVNLAVENSSWNDEKQLQDMYLSRKSFAFDSDAPGAGMTEKRKVFELALSTADATFQNLDSSEISLTDVSHYFDSDPTNLVQTLRKDGKKPSAYIADTTTANAQVRTLSETVRLDARTKLLNPKWYEGMISSGYEGVREIEKRLTNTVGWSATSGQVDNWVYEEANTTFIQDEEMLKKLMSTNPNSFRKLVQTFLEANGRGYWETSEDNLEKLRQLYSEVEDKIEGIER, encoded by the exons ATGGCGTCTCTCATGTCTTCTCCTTTCACCATACCAGCTGCGAAAACAGAACACTTCTCCTCCCTCACTCAAAAACATTCCTTCCTCCACTCCTCTCTATCCAAGAAGCAAAGACCCACCAGACCCAACTTCAGAGTAAGATGTACTGCAATTGGCAATGGTCTATTCACCCAAACGACGCCCGAGGTCCGTCGTATCCTCCCTGACAAGAACCGCAACCTACCAACAGTCAAGATCGTCTATGTAGTCCTGGAAGCCCAATACCAATCATCCCTCTCAGCTGCGGTCAGGACCCTCAATGCCGAAAACCGCAACGCCTCCTTCGAAGTCGTGGGCTACTTAGTTGAAGAACTCCGTGACGAATCGACTTACCAGACATTCTGTAAGGACCTTGAGGATGCCAACATTTTCATTGGGTCATTGATATTCGTCGAGGAGCTTGCGTTGAAGGTGAAGGATGCAGTCGAGAAGGAGCGAGACAGGATGGATGCCGTCCTCGTCTTCCCTTCGATGCCTGAAGTAATGCGGCTGAACAAGCTTGGTTCTTTCAGCATGTCGCAGCTTGGGCAGTCAAAGAGCCCATTTTTTCAGCTCTTCAAGAGGAAAAAACAGTCGGCCGGGTTCGCTGAGAGCATGTTGAAGCTCGTGAGGACGCTGCCGAAGGTTCTTAAGTACTTGCCAAGCGACAAGGCTCAAGATGCGCGGCTATACATCCTCAGCCTTCAATTTTGGCTAGGTGGGTCGCCTGAAAATCTGCGGAATTTCGTGAAAATGATTGCTGGTTCTTATGTCCCAGCACTGAAAGGGATGAAAATCGAGTATTCGGATCCAGTTCTGTTCTTGGATAGTGGAATTTGGCATCCTTTGGCACCGTGTATGTATGAGGATGTGAAGGAGTATTTGAATTGGTATGGAACTCGGAGAGATGCTAATGAGAAGCTGAAAGGGCCTAATTCACCTGTAATTGGCCTGGTTTTACAGCGGAGCCACATCGTGACAGGTGACGACAGCCATTACGTGGCTGTGATTATGGAATTGGAAGCGAGAGGGGCGAAGGTGATCCCAATCTTCGCCGGTGGGCTGGATTTCTCAGGGCCCGTTGAGAGGTACTTGGTTGATCCGATTACCCGGAAGCCGTTTATTCATGCAGTGGTGTCGCTGACTGGGTTTGCGCTTGTCGGTGGGCCAGCGAGGCAGGATCATCCAAGGGCCATTGAGGCATTGAAGAAGCTTGATGTGCCTTATATTGTAGCATTACCGCTGGTGTTCCAGACGACGGAGGAGTGGCTGATAAGTAGCTTGGGGTTACACCCAATTCAGGTGGCGCTGCAGGTTGCGCTTCCGGAGCTCGATGGTGGGATGGAGCCTATTGTATTCTCTGGTCGGGATGGACGAACAG GGAAATCACATGCACTTCATAAGAGAGTGGAGCAGCTGTGCACCAGAGCAATCAGATGGGCGGAGTTAAAGAGGAAGTCTAAG GAAGAGAAGAAGGTGGCAATCACAGTATTCAGCTTCCCACCAGATAAAGGAAACGTCGGAACAGCTGCCTATCTCAATGTCTTCGCCTCCATCTTCTCCGTCGTGAAGGAACTCCAACGGGATGGATACAACGTTGACGGCCTCCCGGAAACATCCGAGGCCTTGATTGAAGATGTAATCCATGACAAGGAGGCCAAATTCAGCAGCCCCAACCTCAACATTGCCTACAAGATGAATGTCCGTGAATACCAGAAACTCACGTCCTATGCCTCAGCTCTCGAAGAGAGCTGGGGAAAGCCACCAGGCAATCTGAATTCGGATGGTGAGAACCTACTCGTCTATGGCAAGCAGTATGGCAATGTATTCATCGGAGTTCAACCAACATTTGGATATGAAGGTGACCCGATGCGTCTTCTCTTCTCAAAGTCGGCGAGCCCCCACCACGGCTTCGCAGCCTACTACTCATTTGTAGAGAAGATCTTCAAGGCCGACGCCGTGCTGCATTTTGGGACTCATGGCTCATTGGAATTCATGCCAGGGAAGCAAGTAGGCATGAGTGATGTTTGCTACCCAGATAGCTTGATTGGAAACATCCCAAACATCTACTACTACGCCGCCAATAACCCGTCTGAGGCGACGATTGCTAAGCGTCGGAGCTATGCCAACACAATCAGCTATCTGACCCCGCCGGCAGAGAATGCTGGCCTCTACAAAGGCCTAAAGCAACTCGCTGAGCTGATCTCCTCCTACCAATCACTCAAGGACACCGGCCGTGGACCGCAGATTGTGAACTCGATCATCAGCACTGCAAAGCAATGCAACCTTGATAAAGATGTCAGCCTACCTGAAGAAGGAGTTGAGCTGACAGGGGCAGAGCGGGATCTCGTCGTCGGGAAGGTCTACTCCAAGATCATGGAGATCGAGTCCCGTCTATTGCCATGTGGGCTACATGTGATAGGTGAGCCACCGTCGGCAATGGAGGCAGTCGCGACATTGGTGAACATCGCCGCTCTCGATCGCCCGGAAGACGGTATATACTCATTGCCGGGGATCTTGGCCGAGACGGTAGGCCGGGAAATTGAAAATATCTACAGAGGGAACGATAATGGTGTACTGCAAGATGTGGAGCTGCTCCGGCAGATAACCGAAGCATCGCGCGGTGCCATCTCGGCCTTTGTCGACCGGACTACTAACAAGAAGGGTCAGGTGGTTGATGTAGCTGAGAAGCTGGGGTCCATACTCGGGTTCGGTGTCAATGAGCCATGGGTGCAGTATCTATCCAACACTCGATTCTATAGAGCTGATCGTGAAAAGCTTCGCACCTTGTTTGAAttcttgggagagtgtttgaaaTTGGTGGTGGCTGATAACGAGCTTGGGAGCTTGAAACAAGCTCTTCAGGGTAGTTATGTGTTGCCAGGGCCTGGTGGGGATCCGATCAGGAATCCTAAGGTGTTGCCTACTGGAAAGAATATTCATGCACTTGACCCACAGGCGATCCCGACCGTTGCTGCAATGCAGAGTGCTAAGGTGGTGGTGGATCGGTTGCTTGAACGACAGAAGGCTGATAATGGTGGAGAGTATCCAGAGACGGTTGCGCTTGTTTTATGGGGTACTGATAATATCAAGACTTATGGAGAGTCGTTGGCTCAGGTGATGTGGATGATTGGTGTGCTGCCTGTCGCTGACACGTTCGGTCGTGTGAATCGTGTGGAGGCTGTCAGCCTTGAGGAGCTTGGACGGCCTAGGATCGATGTTGTCGTGAACTGCTCTGGTGTTTTCAGGGACCTCTTCATCAACCAG ATGAATCTCCTCGACCGGGCGGTGAAGATGGTGGCCGAGCTCGACGAGCCCGAGGACCAAAACTACGTAAAAAAGCATGCTCTCCAGCAGGCCGAATCCTTGGGTGTGACTGTCCGCGAGGCCGCCACCCGTATCTTCTCCAATGCCTCAGGTTCCTACTCCTCCAATGTCAACCTCGCCGTCGAGAACTCCTCATGGAACGACGAGAAGCAGCTCCAAGACATGTACCTCAGCCGCAAGTCCTTCGCGTTTGATTCCGACGCTCCTGGTGCAGGCATGACCGAAAAACGCAAGGTGTTCGAGCTCGCACTCAGCACCGCCGATGCCACATTCCAAAACCTCGATTCCTCTGAAATCTCCCTCACTGACGTTAGTCACTACTTCGACTCGGACCCCACCAACCTAGTTCAAACACTTAGGAAAGATGGCAAGAAGCCGAGCGCCTACATAGCTGACACAACCACAGCCAATGCCCAGGTACGTACATTGTCCGAGACAGTCCGGCTCGATGCACGGACCAAGTTGCTCAACCCCAAGTGGTATGAAGGGATGATTTCGAGCGGCTATGAGGGTGTTCGTGAGATCGAGAAGCGGCTCACGAACACCGTCGGATGGAGTGCGACATCAGGTCAGGTGGACAATTGGGTGTATGAAGAGGCTAACACCACATTCATTCAAGACGAGGAGATGCTTAAGAAGCTGATGAGTACTAATCCTAACTCGTTTAGGAAGCTTGTGCAGACATTCCTAGAAGCTAATGGACGTGGCTATTGGGAGACTTCAGAGGATAACTTGGAAAAGCTGAGGCAGTTGTATTCGGAGGTGGAAGATAAGATTGAAGGGATTGAAAGGTAG